TCTAATGGTGGTGGCTCTTTTACCTTGCCAACCTATACCGATACAGATGCTCAATCTTTAACATTAACGGGTAATACTTTAGCTATATCCAATGGTAATACAGTAACTCTTCCTACTACAAGTGTAGTTTCTGGAAATAGTAATATTACTGTAACTGGTAATGGTTCAACTGCTTCTCCATTTCAAATCAGTTCAGTAGATAACAGCCTTTATGCTAACAATGGAACTATAAACCAAGCCACAACAATCAATAGCAACAGAATTGTGGATATGAATAATAGTAATATTTGGTTTAAAACAGCCAATAGCACTTCAAATGGAAAAATATACCTTGGTTCAACAGCTGCTTATCCAAGTACTACTGGAAATTATAAGTTATTTGTAGAAGGTGGAATCTTGACAGAAAAAGTAAAGGTAGCACTAAGAAGTACGGCTAACTGGGCGGATTATGTTTTTGAAAAAAATTACAATTTAATGCCATTAAAAAATGTGGAAGAATATATTACGGCAAACAAACATTTACCAGGTATTGACTCAGCAAGTGAATTATCAAAAAGCGGACTTGATTTAGCCGAAATGCAAGCGAAACACATGGCTAAAATTGAAGAATTAACGCTTTACATCATAGAGCAAAATAAAGCCATTGAAAAAAACAACAAAGACATTGAAGAGCTAAAAACTCTAGTGAGAAAATTAACTGCTAACGAAGATTGATATGAACAGGATAGTAAAAACAATACTAGTTTGTGCTATTTGTTTTAATTCAAGTATTATCTCAGCACAACTTAATGAGTATCTAAATGCTGAAAATACTAGGATTTCAAATGCCAGTCGGACGGAAGCGGAAATTCAAAAATTTATAGATGAAAATCTTAACAATTATGAATTATCGCAACAAGTTAACGATGAGCTCATTCAGCATCTAAGAAGTGAAGAAGAATTCACCGACGCCGAGTTGCAAAATGCAATTCTAAAAACGAAAGTCTTTGAATTAAGAAAACTATTCTTTATTCAAAATCCAGAGGTAAAAGACGAGTATTATGCAAAACCAATTCCTGTTATTTTACAACAGCAATGTGTAAACGGAGATTTTGAAAACGGAACCGCAGGCTATTCTTTTTGGTCTGACCCGCATCCGCAACCTGCTTCTGGAACAGCATTTTTCTTGTCATGCGCAACGCCATCAGTAATGACCGCTACCAATGTGGTGACTCCAGTGGTAAACGATATGAACGCCACCGTAACTTTAATTGATAATACCAGTCCAGGATACCAACAGTATGACCCCACTTTAGCAGGCTTAGGAGTAAACGTCCCAACACTATTCACTAGTGGAGGTGGAGGTAGCAAGTGTATTAAGTTAAATAATGAACAAGGTTTAGGCTCTTCCGATCAAACCACAGTTTCTCGCTATTTTCCCAATATAAATCAAGCTACCATTGATTTTAATTTTTCATTGGTAATGGATAATAAGCCAGCTCACGGACAACCTATACAACCTTTTTTCAGGGTTAGAGCTAAAGACCAATTTGGTAATGTGGTAGATGAAATTTGTATCATTGCTAATCCAGACAATTGTTTGTTCAATGTAATCTATGTTAGCAGTAAAAGAAGAGTGCTTTATACCGATTGGATTTGTGCCCGATTGAATGTGGGAGAAATTCTAAACCAACCAGGAACTATAGAATTTACCGTTAGTGATTGCCAACCTTCAGCCCATTTTGGAACAGTTTATATAGATAATATTTGCGGAACGGTTTGCGCCAATCCTCAACTTGGAGCCTTAAATACGGACCCAACAAATCTCAATTGCCCAGATATGTCTGGAAATACCCCAATTCAGGTTTGTGGAACTTATCAGTCTCCTGTTAATGCCACTTTAAGTTCAATTGTTCTTAATATAACTCAAAACGGAGCGATAGTTGGAACCATAAATGCACCAACACAACTTACGAGTTCAACCTTTTGTTTTACGGTTGCACCAAGTTTATTTGGAGCAGATCCGAATGGTAATTTTGAATTCCAAATAGATGCCAATTTTAATGTGCATTGCCCAGCTGGAAATTTTATTTATACCATATCCGATAACTCAGCGAATATCGGCCCCGATGTGAGCTTTACTAATTGTTGCAAAGCAACCTTAACCTTAATTTCGCCTGCAGATGATGTCAATAATTTAGCAACACCACTGCTGAAGACTAAGGAAAGATCAGATTGGATTAAAGCAGCCAATATTGTTTCAGTAGGTGATAACGTTTTGTCTAATGGAGTAGTGTATCATGCCACCAATTTTGTAGAACTTAATCCTGGTTTTGAAGCCGTGTTTGGTTCCCAATTTTCTGCCTATCCCGAAGGATGCTCTGGCAACTTTACTTATAAAACACCAACTCAGAACAGTGTGGTAACTAATGGTCAACCAGCAATGGGTAAAGAAACGGTTAATTTGGTTAAAGTAATCAAAGGATTTGCTATTATCCCAAATCCATCCAGTAGCACCATCGAAATTGTAATGAAAGGAGCTCAATTCAGTAGAGTGAGTATTGCCACCATTGACGGTAAAGTGGTTGATGAAAAACAAGTAGAAAAAACAGATAGAACCCAAATCGATGTAAGCCGTTATGCCAATGGTATTTATATCATCAACATTACTTCTGAAGACGGACAATTAGTAACCGAAAAGTTGATAAAGAACTAGTTTTTCCCTAAATACTTATAAACAAAGCTTCTCCTAACCGAGAAGCTTTTTTATATTTGTCCCAAGCCAAAAGCTATTTTATGCTACAATTAAATGTAAAAAACGAAACGTCAAGATTAAGAGCCGTAGTGCTCGGTTCCGCCGTTAATAATGGTCCAACACCAACAAAAGAAGAAGCTTACGATCCCAAATCACTAGAACACATTCTAGCAGGAACCTATCCTGTAGAAGAGGATATGGTCAAAGAAATGGAAGCTTTTAATCAAGTATTTCAAAAGTATGAGGTACAAGTTTTTCGTCCTGAAATGATTGAAAACTATAACCAAATCTTTACCCGTGACATCGGATTCGTCATTGATGATATTTTTATTAAGGCTAATATTTTGCCTGATAGGGAACGAGAATTAGATGCCGTCCAGTATGTTATTGATCAAATCAATCCAGCAAAAGTGGTGCGTCCTCCAGAGGAAGTGCATATTGAAGGCGGAGACGTGATGCTTTGGAACGATTATATTTTCATAGGAACTTATAAGGGTTCTGATTACAAAGATTACATTACAGCCCGAACCAATATGGCAGGGGTCAATTATATCAAAGCATTATTTCCCAATAAAATGGTGAAAGAATTTGATTTAGTCAAGTCAAAATTAGAAGCTCGAGACAATGCCTTACACTTAGATTGTTGTTTTCAACCTGTGGGTAAGAACAAAGGAATCATCTATAAAAGTGGCTTCCGTGAAGAAGCAGATTATGTGTTTTTAGTGAAATTATTTGGCAAAGAAAACCTCTTTCACATCACTCGAGACGAAATGTATGACATGAATTCCAATGTGTTTTCAATAGACGATACTGTAGTGGTTTCTGAAAAAAACTTTACAAGATTAAATCATTGGCTTCGTAATAATGGCTTTACAGTAGAAGAAATACCATACGCAGAGATTGCTAAACAAGAAGGACTGTTGAGATGTTCAACATTACCGTTAATAAGAGACTAACATGAAACAAACTACCAATGCCATACTGATGATTCGCCCTGTAGCGTTTCGTATGAACGAGCAAACTGCCGTAAATAATTATTATCAAAAAGTACTGGACGGACTCTCGCCAGAAACGGTAAATGCTAAGGCTCAAGCCGAGTTTGATGCGTTTGTCAATAAATTGCGAAAAGTAGGTGTGCAGGTAACTGTCGTCGAAGATACTTTAGAGCCTAATACGCCAGACAGTATTTTTCCTAACAACTGGATTTCCTTTCACGAAAGTGGAGATGTGGTGTTATATCCCATGTTTGCCGAAAATCGCCGTGCCGAAAGAAGAGAAGATATTTTGGATGTTTTAGAAGACGAAGGTTTCGAAA
The window above is part of the Flavobacterium sp. N1994 genome. Proteins encoded here:
- a CDS encoding T9SS type A sorting domain-containing protein encodes the protein MNRIVKTILVCAICFNSSIISAQLNEYLNAENTRISNASRTEAEIQKFIDENLNNYELSQQVNDELIQHLRSEEEFTDAELQNAILKTKVFELRKLFFIQNPEVKDEYYAKPIPVILQQQCVNGDFENGTAGYSFWSDPHPQPASGTAFFLSCATPSVMTATNVVTPVVNDMNATVTLIDNTSPGYQQYDPTLAGLGVNVPTLFTSGGGGSKCIKLNNEQGLGSSDQTTVSRYFPNINQATIDFNFSLVMDNKPAHGQPIQPFFRVRAKDQFGNVVDEICIIANPDNCLFNVIYVSSKRRVLYTDWICARLNVGEILNQPGTIEFTVSDCQPSAHFGTVYIDNICGTVCANPQLGALNTDPTNLNCPDMSGNTPIQVCGTYQSPVNATLSSIVLNITQNGAIVGTINAPTQLTSSTFCFTVAPSLFGADPNGNFEFQIDANFNVHCPAGNFIYTISDNSANIGPDVSFTNCCKATLTLISPADDVNNLATPLLKTKERSDWIKAANIVSVGDNVLSNGVVYHATNFVELNPGFEAVFGSQFSAYPEGCSGNFTYKTPTQNSVVTNGQPAMGKETVNLVKVIKGFAIIPNPSSSTIEIVMKGAQFSRVSIATIDGKVVDEKQVEKTDRTQIDVSRYANGIYIINITSEDGQLVTEKLIKN
- a CDS encoding dimethylarginine dimethylaminohydrolase family protein; its protein translation is MLQLNVKNETSRLRAVVLGSAVNNGPTPTKEEAYDPKSLEHILAGTYPVEEDMVKEMEAFNQVFQKYEVQVFRPEMIENYNQIFTRDIGFVIDDIFIKANILPDRERELDAVQYVIDQINPAKVVRPPEEVHIEGGDVMLWNDYIFIGTYKGSDYKDYITARTNMAGVNYIKALFPNKMVKEFDLVKSKLEARDNALHLDCCFQPVGKNKGIIYKSGFREEADYVFLVKLFGKENLFHITRDEMYDMNSNVFSIDDTVVVSEKNFTRLNHWLRNNGFTVEEIPYAEIAKQEGLLRCSTLPLIRD